One region of Oryza sativa Japonica Group chromosome 10, ASM3414082v1 genomic DNA includes:
- the LOC4348921 gene encoding protein S40-4-like, with product MAGRSGGGGGMSMVAAHRLFAPPPQQHGAEAVELDEAEVIWGTSSASSSPVEAYLRGGGAPPTHVAVASSKGGKGKRGGGGGAGAREGGGGGGGGAVAAASLPVNIPDWSKILGTEYGGRGSAGAAAARWPSDERGGDEECRGGLGWVPPHELLLCRERAAASFSVREGAGRTLKGRDLRRVRNAIWEKTGFQD from the coding sequence ATGGCCgggcggagcggtggcggcggggggatGTCGATGGTCGCGGCGCACCGGctgttcgcgccgccgccgcagcagcacggggcggaggcggtggagctggacGAGGCGGAGGTTATATGGGggacgtcgtcggcgtcgtcgtcgcccgtgGAGGCGTACCTGCGCGGTGGTGGCGCCCCGCCGACGCATGTGGCGGTGGCGTCGTCGAAGGGCGGGAAGGGGaagcgaggtggcggcggcggcgcgggggcgagggagggaggtggtggcggtgggggaggggcggtggcggcggcgtcgctgccGGTGAACATCCCCGACTGGTCGAAGATCCTCGGCACGGAGTACGGCGGCAGGGGGAGCGCGGGCGCAgccgcggcgcggtggccgtcggacgagcgcggcggcgacgaggagtgcCGCGGGGGCTTGGGCTGGGTCCCGCCGCACGAGCTCCTCCTCTGCCgggagcgcgccgccgcgtccttctCCGTCCGCGAGGGCGCCGGCCGCACGCTCAAGGGCCGCGACCTCCGCCGCGTCCGCAACGCCATCTGGGAGAAGACCGGCTTCCAGGACtaa
- the LOC4348923 gene encoding uncharacterized protein, with protein sequence MAAAAMVFLVFAPCLAQAEERPTAAHPHGLPFESPLALSPDAYEFFHPSERARRGHAAGAAPALSPRAAPRGQLRESAASVARADQEEGGVAPARKVGRGCARAGTVAGVVAGAAAVAAFAALAVAYAVARRRVGVAAHGDAEACARAAPKTSA encoded by the coding sequence atggcggcggcggcgatggtgttTCTTGTGTTCGCGCCTTGCCTTGCACAGGCCGAggagcggccgacggcggcgcaccCGCACGGGCTCCCCTTCGAGAGCCCGCTGGCGCTGTCGCCGGACGCGTACGAGTTCTTCCACCCCAGCGAGCGCGCCCGGCGCGGGCACGCcgccggggcggcgccggcgctgtcgccgcgggcggcgccgcgcgggCAGCTGAGGGAGTCCGCGGCGAGCGTGGCGAGGGCCGaccaggaggagggcggcgtggCGCCCGCCAGGAAGGTCGGCCGCGGCTGCGCCCGGGCAGGCACGGTGGCCGGcgtggtcgccggcgccgctgccgtgGCGGCGTTTGCGGCGCTCGCGGTGGCGTACGCCGTGGCGCGGCGCCGCGTGGGcgtggcggcgcacggcgacgccgaggcgtgcgcgcgcgcggcgccgaaGACGAGCGCCTAG
- the LOC4348924 gene encoding glutathione S-transferase U17, which produces MRVMVALRLKGVEYELLQETMGKKSELLLASNPVHKKIPVLLHRGKPISESLVIVQYVDEVWPPPASILPRDDPYAAAIHRFWGQYIDDMFPPRIRILRGTVPGDKDEASDEMTTALLYLEEAFVECSKGKQYFGDDSIGYLDIALGSHLGWIRAVERIAGVELLGGAKVPNLAAWADRFCGHPAVVDVMPDVDILVEFTAKLI; this is translated from the exons ATGCGGGTGATGGTGGCGCTGAGGCTGAAGGGCGTGGAGTACGAGCTGCTGCAGGAGACGATGGGGAAGAAGAGCGAGCTGCTGCTGGCGTCCAACCCGGTGCACAAGAAGATCCCCGTGCTGCTCCACCGCGGCAAGCCCATCTCCGAGTCCCTCGTCATCGTGCAGTACGTCGACGAGGtctggccgccgcccgcctccatACTCCCCCGCGACGACCcctacgccgccgccatccaccgCTTCTGGGGACAGTACATCGACGACATG TTTCCTCCAAGGATTCGGATATTGAGAGGAACCGTCCCCGGAGACAAGGACGAAGCGTCCGACGAAATGACAACCGCTCTGCTGTATTTAGAGGAGGCATTCGTCGAGTGCAGCAAAGGGAAGCAATACTTCGGCGACGACAGCATCGGCTACCTGGACATCGCCCTCGGATCGCACCTCGGATGGATCAGGGCGGTGGAGAGGAtcgccggcgtcgagctcctCGGCGGCGCGAAGGTCCCCAACCTGGCTGCCTGGGCGGATCGCTTCTGCGGGCACCCGGCCGTCGTGGACGTCATGCCGGATGTTGATATATTGGTCGAGTTCACAGCTAAGCTGATTTGA
- the LOC4348925 gene encoding uncharacterized protein, which translates to MISILAQERLLGFALGSVSMGGFVLHQRRAIYRSLADADAAAAPSPFSSYQPSETRSRTSSTELAHVWNKGVDETLGRLVAYLSSRGW; encoded by the exons atgaTCAGCATCCTCGCGCAG GAGCGCCTCCTCGGGTTCGCCCTGGGCTCCGTCTCCATGGGAGGGTTCGTCCTCCACCAGCGGCGCGCCATCTACCGctccctcgccgacgccgacgctgccgctgccccgTCGCCCTTCTCCTCCTACCAG CCTAGTGAAACCAGAAGTAGAACAAGCTCAACTGAATTGGCTCACGTATGGAACAAGGGAGTGGATGAGACTCTCGGACGACTTGTTGCATACCTCAGCTCTCGTGGATGGTAA
- the LOC9266091 gene encoding uncharacterized protein isoform X2: MSTATTAAAAGSEPGPGPGSADVGGEQPGPQAEEVVVVAAAAAAAEAGAGAGAGAVTIVISQPEEAAEPKGAAAASPPPVVAGAKVAAAAVKEAELARTDSFDEQCRVCQQKTEEPLVDLGCRCRGDLSKAHRTCISVWFRTRGSNKCEICQQVAVNIPPPETQASGWFSPLWVAFAILIGGLLLDVLISVSLGVSALPVNIIIGVLIVLGLGTALRLALECCQEWGSRRSMPRLPMDGSMAPSGYHPGV, translated from the exons ATGtcgaccgccaccaccgccgccgccgccggatcggaGCCGGGACCGGGACCGGGCTCGGCGGACGTGGGCGGTGAACAGCCCGGGCcgcaggcggaggaggtggtggtggtggctgccgcggccgccgcggcggaggcgggggcgggggcgggggcgggggcggtgaCCATCGTGATCTCGcagccggaggaggcggccgagccgaagggcgccgcggcggcgtccccgCCCCCCGTGGTGGCCGGGGCGAAGgtcgcggcggccgcggtgaAGGAGGCGGAGCTGGCGAGGACGGACAGCTTCGACGAGCAATGCAG GGTATGTCAACAGAAGACAGAAGAACCTTTGGTAGACCTTGGGTGCAGATGTCGAGGTGATCTTTCAAAGGCTCACCGCACGTGTATTAGTGTTTGGTTTCGTACTAGAGGTTCAAACAAGTGTGAAATCTGCCA GCAGGTTGCTGTCAATATTCCCCCTCCAGAGACGCAAGCTAGT GGATGGTTTAGCCCTCTGTGGGTTGCATTTGCAATTCTTATTGGCGGACTCTTGTTGGATGTTCTGATATCTGTTTCTCTTGGCGTCTCCGCACTTCCTGTGAACATAATAATTG GTGTTCTTATAGTTCTCGGCCTCGGCACCGCCCTGCGGCTAGCTCTAGAGTGCTGCCAGGAATGGGGCTCCAGGAGAAGCATGCCGAGGCTGCCGATGGACGGCAGCATGGCGCCCAGTGGATACCACCCTGGTGTATAA
- the LOC9266091 gene encoding uncharacterized protein isoform X1, which produces MSTATTAAAAGSEPGPGPGSADVGGEQPGPQAEEVVVVAAAAAAAEAGAGAGAGAVTIVISQPEEAAEPKGAAAASPPPVVAGAKVAAAAVKEAELARTDSFDEQCRVCQQKTEEPLVDLGCRCRGDLSKAHRTCISVWFRTRGSNKCEICQQVAVNIPPPETQASTSYWVWRVDSAYGRGRGGHERGWFSPLWVAFAILIGGLLLDVLISVSLGVSALPVNIIIGVLIVLGLGTALRLALECCQEWGSRRSMPRLPMDGSMAPSGYHPGV; this is translated from the exons ATGtcgaccgccaccaccgccgccgccgccggatcggaGCCGGGACCGGGACCGGGCTCGGCGGACGTGGGCGGTGAACAGCCCGGGCcgcaggcggaggaggtggtggtggtggctgccgcggccgccgcggcggaggcgggggcgggggcgggggcgggggcggtgaCCATCGTGATCTCGcagccggaggaggcggccgagccgaagggcgccgcggcggcgtccccgCCCCCCGTGGTGGCCGGGGCGAAGgtcgcggcggccgcggtgaAGGAGGCGGAGCTGGCGAGGACGGACAGCTTCGACGAGCAATGCAG GGTATGTCAACAGAAGACAGAAGAACCTTTGGTAGACCTTGGGTGCAGATGTCGAGGTGATCTTTCAAAGGCTCACCGCACGTGTATTAGTGTTTGGTTTCGTACTAGAGGTTCAAACAAGTGTGAAATCTGCCA GCAGGTTGCTGTCAATATTCCCCCTCCAGAGACGCAAGCTAGT ACAAGTTATTGGGTTTGGAGGGTTGATTCAGCTTATGGAAGGGGCCGAGGAGGACATGAAAGG GGATGGTTTAGCCCTCTGTGGGTTGCATTTGCAATTCTTATTGGCGGACTCTTGTTGGATGTTCTGATATCTGTTTCTCTTGGCGTCTCCGCACTTCCTGTGAACATAATAATTG GTGTTCTTATAGTTCTCGGCCTCGGCACCGCCCTGCGGCTAGCTCTAGAGTGCTGCCAGGAATGGGGCTCCAGGAGAAGCATGCCGAGGCTGCCGATGGACGGCAGCATGGCGCCCAGTGGATACCACCCTGGTGTATAA